A single Saccopteryx bilineata isolate mSacBil1 chromosome 9, mSacBil1_pri_phased_curated, whole genome shotgun sequence DNA region contains:
- the CAPNS2 gene encoding LOW QUALITY PROTEIN: calpain small subunit 2 (The sequence of the model RefSeq protein was modified relative to this genomic sequence to represent the inferred CDS: inserted 1 base in 1 codon) — protein MFLAKALLEGADRGLGEALGGLLGGGGQRRGGGGGGGGGNIGGIVGGIVNFISEAAAAQYTPEPPPTRQHFSNVEASESEEVRRFRHQFAQLXGPNMEIGATDLMNILNKVLSKHKDLQTEGFSLDTCRSIVSVMDNDTNGKLGFEEFKYLWNNLKKWQCVYKQHDRDRSGALTSAQLRGAVQAAGFQLNEQLYQMIVRRFADEDGAMDFNNFISCLVRLDAMFRAFKSLDRDADGLIQVSIQEWLQLTMYS, from the exons ATGTTTCTCGCAAAGGCTCTTTTAGAAGGAGCAGATCGAGGCCTTGGGGAAGCCCTTGGAGGCCTTCTTGGAGGAGgtgggcagaggagaggaggtggtggaggaggaggaggaggaaacatcGGAGGGATCGTTGGAGGAATTGTGAACTTTATCAGTGAGGCCGCAGCTGCTCAGTATACCCCGGAACCACCTCCCACCCGGCAGCATTTCAGCAACGTGGAGGCCAGTGAAAGCGAGGAAGTCAGGCGGTTTCGGCATCAATTCGCGCAGC GCGGGCCGAACATGGAGATTGGCGCCACCGACCTCATGAACATCCTCAACAAAGTTCTTTCTAAGCACAAGGATCTGCAGACGGAGGGCTTCAGCCTCGACACCTGCCGGAGCATCGTCTCCGTCATGGACAACGACACGAACGGGAAGCTGGGCTTCGAAGAGTTCAAGTACCTGTGGAACAACCTGAAGAAGTGGCAGTGTGTGTACAAGCAGCACGACCGGGACCGCTCCGGCGCTCTCACCAGCGCGCAGCTGCGGGGGGCTGTGCAGGCGGCCGGCTTCCAGCTGAACGAGCAGCTGTACCAGATGATCGTGCGCCGCTTCGCCGACGAGGACGGCGCTATGGACTTTAACAACTTCATCAGCTGCCTGGTGCGCCTGGACGCCATGTTCCGTGCCTTCAAGTCCCTGGACAGAGACGCAGATGGCCTGATCCAGGTGTCAATCCAGGAATGGCTGCAGCTGACCATGTATTCCTGA